AGCAGCACACCCACCAAATTCTTTATTGGCAAGGGCTACATCCAGCAGCTCGACGGCGATGGCCAAAAGATTACCGGTAAACTAGCCAGCATGTTTATTCTGAAAAAGAAATCAAACTAGAAATAGAAAAGGCGCCTCCTAAAGCGCCTTTTCTCCTATATTTTTAATCCCCTCTATCGGATTATGCTTGTGTACCCTATCCTTTACGAGCAGCGTGGTTGTTGGAACAGTAGAGTTCATCCCGAAAACCATATCGTGCCCCACGCATAGCCCCATAACGATGTTCATTTCGCTGCCGTTTGCGGCAAGATACTCGGCTTGTCCTAGCGGGTTGCAGCTAATTCCCACAGCACTATCGCCAAGGAACTCGCTCTTGGGAAGCTTCCCCGTTTTACAGTCGATGGCGAGCACCTCAAAATCCTTCGATAGGAACTGCTTTACCACCTCGGCC
This window of the uncultured Acetobacteroides sp. genome carries:
- a CDS encoding DUF1847 domain-containing protein, whose product is MIRESYNEDELAVMRLAEEALERGATRLVEIRNFALKSGYKKIGLAHCMAVAKEAEVVKQFLSKDFEVLAIDCKTGKLPKSEFLGDSAVGISCNPLGQAEYLAANGSEMNIVMGLCVGHDMVFGMNSTVPTTTLLVKDRVHKHNPIEGIKNIGEKAL